The nucleotide window TATAACAACTAGTTCTTATGTTTACCAACACACagaaaaaacaactttgatttaATGTTTCAAATCAGATCATTTTTTTCCGTAACTCAAAGACTATTTAATCTTAATAAGggattagaaagaaaataatcttGTTTAAGTGACCTGTATGATCAAAATCTTGGTCACAAATTAGGGTACTGTTCAAAGGTGGAATTGTTACGAGACAACCCTTCGTTTAGATTGTGTGCAGTGACATACGTCACATACCCAACCACAAAGTAGAGTGCAAAAGCATTTTTATATCTAGTTGTTGGAATCCAttcttttactttgtttttctgATAGCAATAACCAGAAGTGGTTTACAACATCAAAACATCGGCCGACTACAATTTTGATTACTCTCAGAAATTCGAACTTCACTTCCATATTCTAAAGTGTAAAAGATTGCATAGTTTGTCAATGCCAACCTGATATGCTCACTCTTTTAGCCGTCCACTGAATTCAGCTTGAAAAGTTGGGCGGCAGAGTTATTTGGATTCAAAGGATGTATCCAACTCAAAATAAGGTTACAAACCCTTATAACATCTTGTATTACAATATTCCTTTCCAACTCTTTCATATGCCAAATTTGCTCGGTTTTTCTCTTGTATGCTTGTTTCAATTCTGTGGTTGGGCAGCTGGAAGATTCTATACTGTTTGCGCGTAATACAGACACGTTTGTTCAAGTTTCTTGATCGGAGAAAACTTCTTGTATATTGCGCGCATGCGAGTGCGCACACACGCAAGCTGAAGCTCAAGTCTTTCTACCCAGTGGATCgattcttttcttgatcatatATAGAGCACTGACaattaaagattaaagaaaagaaaaagttcAGGTTCCTTTCTCACTGATAAAGTTTGGcacatttactttttttttttgccgtcCTAAGCTATATTCCAATCTCTTTTACTTTGTGTGGttgagtttcttttaatgttcatTTCTTCGAAGCTGACATATTCATGAAGTGAGAAAACTTTCATCCTTTGTGCTGTATAAAAGGCTCAGTAAGGATCCATAAATTTATCATCTCCTTCTCTCAAAACCAACAATACAATTGATTTCCTCTCAAGATGTCTTCAAATAAACCACATTACGAGGCAGAGTGTGATGAAATAGTGAAAAGAGTAAAGTTCAGAATGCTGTTATCTTTCATCAGTTTTGCTATAATCCTACTACTTACTAACATCAACTGAACTTCTTGATGAAATCAACTTGCTATATTGAAGTTGAAATTTATTTCTTGACGAGAGTTCCTCTTCATGTTTACAGGATAGCCAAAGGTGGACATTTAGACCGAGGGGCTTCAACATCATATGGGGCCACGACGAACGCTACTGGAACTTGCCTAAGAAAGGGTAAGGAAACATCTTCTCTTAAAAGTTTCAATGAAGTTGATGGAAAATTCAACTTACAGTGTCTGAAGTTCGATATTTGCTTAGTTATAGAAGGAAAAGATACTTAGTTTTGTAGCATTCGATACATAAACTTTTAttgaagaataatataaataatatctagagcttacctaacagtttaaggTTTTGAAAAAAGATTGTTATTTGACAACTATACTATTCGAACTTCCATATTAATGCAGCACGGACGATCCAGCAGAGCTAGTTCAAGTGTGTTGGCTTGAACTAACAGGTACAACGAAGGACTCTCTACCAGATGGGAAGTacgaaattaaattcaaattagagGTGAAACCAGGTGCATTTGGATTGAGTAATAGTCCTATTTTCATGATGGCTAAGGTAGGGAAGAGGGGAAGATACAAATGGAACAAAATCAAACTACAAGAGAAAAACTCAGACAACAGAACTGTTACCGTAGAGCCCACGTTTCAGATTGAGGTTAAAGGAAGTACAGATGATAACAAGCTCTATTTTGGTTTGTATGAAGTGTGGACTGGGAAATGGAAGGGAGGTTTGCTAATTCACAAGGCCACAGTTGATCCAGTGGGACCTTGAGCTTTTGTTCAAATTAACCACAGACACAATCCTATTTAAGATGCAACATAATAATGGAATTAACTGTCTTGTATTACCAAGCTCTGCCTGTTCATGGGGTGTGTCTTCAAGATTTATGTACTCTGTTTTGTTCATCTATCAAATAAATGAATGCTTTGTTTTGTTCCATCTTCAACTAAACTTACTTTAACAATTGCATTCTAGctataaagaaattttatttttctcgatAAGCCAGAATCGA belongs to Populus nigra chromosome 18, ddPopNigr1.1, whole genome shotgun sequence and includes:
- the LOC133678218 gene encoding protein PHLOEM PROTEIN 2-LIKE A9-like codes for the protein MSSNKPHYEAECDEIVKRDSQRWTFRPRGFNIIWGHDERYWNLPKKGTDDPAELVQVCWLELTGTTKDSLPDGKYEIKFKLEVKPGAFGLSNSPIFMMAKVGKRGRYKWNKIKLQEKNSDNRTVTVEPTFQIEVKGSTDDNKLYFGLYEVWTGKWKGGLLIHKATVDPVGP